One genomic segment of Chelonia mydas isolate rCheMyd1 chromosome 1, rCheMyd1.pri.v2, whole genome shotgun sequence includes these proteins:
- the PRRG1 gene encoding transmembrane gamma-carboxyglutamic acid protein 1 isoform X3, translating to MGSVFLTENKANSVLKRYPRANGFLEEIKQGNIERECSEEICTYEEAREAFENDEKTEEMYEGSGLSPGYLGSPDGRSDSISTRLSNGDPPPSYEEATAETSIRNEMEPQLDPPPQYEEIVNSSSANAFAIPPVVTSIK from the exons ATGGGCAGTG TGTTCCTTACAGAAAACAAAGCCAACTCTGTGTTAAAAAGATACCCAAGAGCCAATGGATTTTTGGAAGAGATAAAGCAAGGGAACATAGAGCGCGAGTGCAGCGAAGAAATCTGTACCTATGAGGAAGCAAGAGAAGCTTTTGAAAACGATGAGAAGACA GAAGAAATGTATGAAGGCAGTGGGCTGTCTCCAGGATATTTGGGCTCTCCAGATGGACGTTCAGACTCAATATCAACAAGGCTGTCAAACGGTGACCCTCCTCCTTCATACGAGGAAGCCACTGCCGAAACCAGCATAAGAAATGAAATGGAGCCTCAATTAGATCCACCCCCACAGTATGAAGAGATTGTAAACTCCAGCTCAGCGAATGCTTTTGCAATACCTCCTGTTGTCACCAGTATTAAGTAA
- the PRRG1 gene encoding transmembrane gamma-carboxyglutamic acid protein 1 isoform X1 has translation MGSVFLTENKANSVLKRYPRANGFLEEIKQGNIERECSEEICTYEEAREAFENDEKTREFWKGYPNGLQGESNTGHNWYSFYLAFPLIIGLFVILLVIFLTWRCLFKKKIRRQSVYMHRGAREAIGDNAVADGRSPLPQPLSIVHSPQEEMYEGSGLSPGYLGSPDGRSDSISTRLSNGDPPPSYEEATAETSIRNEMEPQLDPPPQYEEIVNSSSANAFAIPPVVTSIK, from the exons ATGGGCAGTG TGTTCCTTACAGAAAACAAAGCCAACTCTGTGTTAAAAAGATACCCAAGAGCCAATGGATTTTTGGAAGAGATAAAGCAAGGGAACATAGAGCGCGAGTGCAGCGAAGAAATCTGTACCTATGAGGAAGCAAGAGAAGCTTTTGAAAACGATGAGAAGACA AGGGAGTTCTGGAAAGGCTACCCAAATGGACTCCAGGGAGAAAGTAACACAGGACATAATTGGTATTCATTTTACCTCGCATTTCCATTAATCATTGGCCTTTTTGTTATCCTCCTTGTCATATTTCTCACATGGAGAtgcctgtttaaaaagaaaatccgtAGACAGTCTGTATACATGCATAGGGGAGCCCGTGAAGCCATTGGTGATAATGCTGTGGCTGATGGTAGAAGTCCTCTTCCCCAGCCGCTCAGCATTGTTCATTCCCCACAGGAAGAAATGTATGAAGGCAGTGGGCTGTCTCCAGGATATTTGGGCTCTCCAGATGGACGTTCAGACTCAATATCAACAAGGCTGTCAAACGGTGACCCTCCTCCTTCATACGAGGAAGCCACTGCCGAAACCAGCATAAGAAATGAAATGGAGCCTCAATTAGATCCACCCCCACAGTATGAAGAGATTGTAAACTCCAGCTCAGCGAATGCTTTTGCAATACCTCCTGTTGTCACCAGTATTAAGTAA
- the PRRG1 gene encoding transmembrane gamma-carboxyglutamic acid protein 1 isoform X4 gives MGSVFLTENKANSVLKRYPRANGFLEEIKQGNIERECSEEICTYEEAREAFENDEKTREFWKGYPNGLQGESNTGHNWKKCMKAVGCLQDIWALQMDVQTQYQQGCQTVTLLLHTRKPLPKPA, from the exons ATGGGCAGTG TGTTCCTTACAGAAAACAAAGCCAACTCTGTGTTAAAAAGATACCCAAGAGCCAATGGATTTTTGGAAGAGATAAAGCAAGGGAACATAGAGCGCGAGTGCAGCGAAGAAATCTGTACCTATGAGGAAGCAAGAGAAGCTTTTGAAAACGATGAGAAGACA AGGGAGTTCTGGAAAGGCTACCCAAATGGACTCCAGGGAGAAAGTAACACAGGACATAATTG GAAGAAATGTATGAAGGCAGTGGGCTGTCTCCAGGATATTTGGGCTCTCCAGATGGACGTTCAGACTCAATATCAACAAGGCTGTCAAACGGTGACCCTCCTCCTTCATACGAGGAAGCCACTGCCGAAACCAGCATAA
- the PRRG1 gene encoding transmembrane gamma-carboxyglutamic acid protein 1 isoform X2, which produces MESDVSKIFGTQNKEKELEEEKPFLKPALLSEKREFWKGYPNGLQGESNTGHNWYSFYLAFPLIIGLFVILLVIFLTWRCLFKKKIRRQSVYMHRGAREAIGDNAVADGRSPLPQPLSIVHSPQEEMYEGSGLSPGYLGSPDGRSDSISTRLSNGDPPPSYEEATAETSIRNEMEPQLDPPPQYEEIVNSSSANAFAIPPVVTSIK; this is translated from the exons ATGGAGTCAGATGTTTCTAAAATTTTTG gaacacaaaacaaagagaaggAGTTGGAGGAGGAGAAACCTTTTCTGAAACCAGCACTTTTGTCAGAAAAG AGGGAGTTCTGGAAAGGCTACCCAAATGGACTCCAGGGAGAAAGTAACACAGGACATAATTGGTATTCATTTTACCTCGCATTTCCATTAATCATTGGCCTTTTTGTTATCCTCCTTGTCATATTTCTCACATGGAGAtgcctgtttaaaaagaaaatccgtAGACAGTCTGTATACATGCATAGGGGAGCCCGTGAAGCCATTGGTGATAATGCTGTGGCTGATGGTAGAAGTCCTCTTCCCCAGCCGCTCAGCATTGTTCATTCCCCACAGGAAGAAATGTATGAAGGCAGTGGGCTGTCTCCAGGATATTTGGGCTCTCCAGATGGACGTTCAGACTCAATATCAACAAGGCTGTCAAACGGTGACCCTCCTCCTTCATACGAGGAAGCCACTGCCGAAACCAGCATAAGAAATGAAATGGAGCCTCAATTAGATCCACCCCCACAGTATGAAGAGATTGTAAACTCCAGCTCAGCGAATGCTTTTGCAATACCTCCTGTTGTCACCAGTATTAAGTAA